A window of Candidatus Poribacteria bacterium genomic DNA:
TGCGGAGATTGCAAGTCCTCATGGTAAGGTAACACACGGACAGTATAACCGTGTAATCCTGTCTTTTTCAAAGTGAGTGTTCCTTCAAAGAGATAGGTGCCACCTCCGAGGTCGGTTTTATACTCCATTGGTCTGACACTTCCATTGTGAATTTCGCCCGCTTCGTCTAACACGCCGTGGTAAATTTCGACAGCGAGTTCGTGTGGAAACAGGACATCTGTGTGGACCACCGCCTGCACTGTTGTAGATTCGCCGACACCCAACTCGGGATTTTGCAGCACAGAGGTATCCGTCGCATCGGTCGGTTTCTCCTCGACCCGTAGGTCGCCCCAATGATCTTGGATATGTGTTTTCCAGCGAGTTAAGGCGAGGCTTCGCTTACCACCTCCTTCATTGAGGTGTTGCCAGCGACGATGTGCCGGAAAATACAGCTGCTCTGCGTACTCTGCTACCATGCGTTTTGTGTTGAAGATCGGAGCGAGGTTCTGCATCGCAGTCTTCATCCGGGCAACCCATTCATAAGGCACATCGTCAACAGGATTACGTTGATAAAAGAGGGGAACAATCTCTTTTTCCAGAAGTTCATAAATAGCGTTGGCGTGTGCTTTATCAGTCGACTTTGCGTCACCGTGAGAGGCACCCGCATCGATTGTCCAACCGCCACCGAGATGATTTGCCTCTGCCCACCACCCATCCGCAATACTGAGATTGAGAACACCGTTCGCGGATGCTTTCATACCGCTTGTTCCGCTCGCTTCATTAGGACGTAACGGGTTGTTGAGCCAGATGTCAACCCCTTCAACGAGATAGCGTCCAACACAGATGTCGTAATTCTCAATGAAGACGATTTTATGATAAAATCGAGGTTCTGATGCGATACGGCAGATGCGCTGAATGAGCAATTTCCCCTCATAGTCATGTGGATGTGCCTTGCCCGCAAAAACGAGTTGGACAGGACGTTCTGGATCGTTGAGAATCTTGTCGAGACGATCGACATCTTGGAAGAGTAAGGTCGCACGCTTATAGGTTGCAAACCGGCGTGCGAACCCGATCGTTAATGCCGCTGAATTGAGAATTTTAGTGGCGACACTCTCGCTTTCCTGAGAACGTTTGCCATGCGAAAGAGTGGAGGCACTTCCGAGCGCGTGTTTCTGCTCTTGGCGTTGGCGCGCAAATGTAATGAGTCGTTCGCGTCGACGTTCATGGGTTCGCCACAACTCAGGATCCGGAATCTGCGAGATCTGTGTCCAGACTGCTTGATTTGTAAGTTCAACGATCCAGCGGGGACCCAGATACCTGTCAAAAAGGCTCTGCATATCACCAGAGACCCAAGAACGGGTATGGATTCCGTTTGTTATCGCACTGATAGGAATTTCATGCACGGGTGTCCCGGGCCAGAGGTCTTTCCACATGTCACGAGAGACCTGACCGTGTAACTGGCTCACGCCGTTGCTCATTGCTGAGAGCCGGAGCGCGAGGAGTGCTGG
This region includes:
- the glgP gene encoding alpha-glucan family phosphorylase, which gives rise to MKPLRQLTVVPTLPPNLEPLRELALNLWWTWDREALGLFRHLDTELWEKTYHNPVAMLGQISQEQLDAAAKDSVFLARLDVIHKKFKEYHHTASWFETNHNDETLNTLKIAYFSMEFGLTECMPLYSGGLGVLAGDHLKSTSYLGLPFVAVGLLYQHGYFRQTLTADGWQMADYPTNDFYNMPIQPAKCADGTPLLVEVMYPEGKALAKVWCAQVGRVPLYLLDTNIPENQSEELRNITDYLYGGDERLRIKQEILLGIGGYRALTALGIQPTVCHMNEGHAAFLTIERIRQLMLETGIRFEEACEATKSGNIFTTHTPVPAGIDWFPPELVNHYFSGYYRDIGVSADTFLGLGRTNPTNTHSEFSPALLALRLSAMSNGVSQLHGQVSRDMWKDLWPGTPVHEIPISAITNGIHTRSWVSGDMQSLFDRYLGPRWIVELTNQAVWTQISQIPDPELWRTHERRRERLITFARQRQEQKHALGSASTLSHGKRSQESESVATKILNSAALTIGFARRFATYKRATLLFQDVDRLDKILNDPERPVQLVFAGKAHPHDYEGKLLIQRICRIASEPRFYHKIVFIENYDICVGRYLVEGVDIWLNNPLRPNEASGTSGMKASANGVLNLSIADGWWAEANHLGGGWTIDAGASHGDAKSTDKAHANAIYELLEKEIVPLFYQRNPVDDVPYEWVARMKTAMQNLAPIFNTKRMVAEYAEQLYFPAHRRWQHLNEGGGKRSLALTRWKTHIQDHWGDLRVEEKPTDATDTSVLQNPELGVGESTTVQAVVHTDVLFPHELAVEIYHGVLDEAGEIHNGSVRPMEYKTDLGGGTYLFEGTLTLKKTGLHGYTVRVLPYHEDLQSPHELGLITWA